The following coding sequences are from one Ornithorhynchus anatinus isolate Pmale09 chromosome 11, mOrnAna1.pri.v4, whole genome shotgun sequence window:
- the LOC100091780 gene encoding keratin, type I cuticular Ha4 translates to MTTILFEDNWTSSHLTSNCNPPSHLRSCGWYGEGYFNGNEKETMQSLNARLASYLDKVRCLEQENANLECKIQEFCQNQAPAVCPDYLAYFRMIEELQQKILCTKAENSRLVTQIDNTQLASDDFRTKYKVELSLRQLVEADINGLQRILGKLILCKADLEMQVESLKEELLCLRNNHTEEVNSLQCQLGNRLNIQVDIAPSVDLNQALEKMRCQYESLLETNRRDIQEWFNTQREELNQQIASSSGQLQCCQSESIELRRTVNALEIELEAQHSLRNSQENILTEVKARYSSQLAQVQALIDNVEFQLAEIRCDLERQNQEYQVLLDVKARLEGEISTYRSLLESEDCKLPSNPCARESTVSTCPPCKPCAIECTAPTQAACEPCNLCAPPASLGKCMPCKTCTPAPRIIVKIFTIIEEIRDGKVISTQKLVQPCVFYNPQFQV, encoded by the exons ATGACGACAATTCTTTTTGAAGACAAT tggacTTCCTCCCATTTAACGAGCAACTGCAACCCCCCTTCCCATCTGAGGAGCTGTGGCTGGTACGGCGAAGGCTACTTCAACGGCAACGAGAAAGAGACCATGCAATCCCTGAATGCTCGCCTGGCCAGTTATCTCGATAAAGTGCGGTGCTTGGAGCAAGAGAACGCCAATCTGGAGTGCAAGATCCAAGAATTCTGTCAAAATCAAGCGCCCGCAGTGTGTCCTGACTACCTTGCTTATTTTAGAATGATTGAAGAGCTCCAGCAAAAG ATCTTATGTACAAAAGCTGAGAATTCCAGACTGGTTACACAAATTGACAACACTCAACTAGCCTCTGATGACTTCAGGACCAA GTACAAAGTTGAGTTGTCCCTTCGCCAGCTGGTGGAAGCCGATATCAATGGCTTACAGAGGATCCTGGGCAAGTTGATCTTGTGTAAGGCCGATCTAGAAATGCAAGTTGAATCACTGAAGGAAGAGCTACTGTGTCTCAGAAACAACCATACCGAG GAGGTCAATTCACTCCAATGTCAgcttggtaacagactgaatattcAGGTGGACATTGCCCCATCCGTGGACCTGAATCAAGCGCTGGAAAAAATGAGATGCCAGTACGAAAGCTTGCTCGAAACTAACCGCAGAGACATTCAAGAGTGGTTTAACACCCAA AGAGAGGAATTGAACCAGCAAATTGCTTCCAGCTCAGGACAGCTGCAGTGCTGCCAGTCGGAGAGTATTGAGCTGAGACGCACCGTCAACGCCCTGGAGATCGAACTGGAGGCCCAGCACAGTTTG AGAAACTCCCAGGAAAACATCCTGACCGAAGTTAAGGCCCGTTACAGCTCCCAGCTggcccaagtccaggctctgaTTGATAATGTGGAGTTCCAGCTGGCAGAGATCCGGTGTGATCtggagcggcagaaccaggagtacCAAGTGCTGCTGGACGTCAAGGCCCGGCTGGAGGGCGAGATCTCCACCTATCGCAGCCTGCTGGAGAGCGAGGACTGCAA GCTCCCCAGCAACCCTTGTGCGAGAGAGAGTACGGTTTCAACCTGCCCACCCTGTAAACCCTGTGCTATTGAGTGTACAGCACCAACACAAGCAGCGTGTGAACCTTGCAACCTGTGTGCTCCCCCTGCATCTCTTGGAAAATGCATGCCCTGTAAGACCTGCACCCCTGCCCCACGGATAATTGTGAAAATATTTACTATTATTGAAGAGATTAGGGATGGGAAGGTCATTTCTACCCAAAAGCTCGTTCAGCCCTGTGTCTTCTATAACCCCCAGTTCCAAGTCTAA